Genomic DNA from Alphaproteobacteria bacterium PA2:
GGTTCTGCGGCTTCCAGGCGGTGCAGGGCAGACTTCAGGGCTGCAGCTATGTCGTCCGCACTGGTCGGGCAGCCGATCTGGTCATTGACCACCGAAACCTCGTCCCGGGTTTCCGCCAGGCGCAGCATGGTCTTGATGAAGTTATTGCCGTCGGGGCTGACCACCCAGGCGGTCCGCAGGATCAGGTGTCGGGGGTTCCCCGCCGCGACCGCCAGTTCGCCTGCGGCCTTTGAGGCCCCATAGACCCCCAGGGGTCCGATCGGGTCGCTCTCGACATAATATGTGGTCTTGGTTCCGGCGAAAACGAAATCCGTGGACAGGTGCAGGATGGGAATGCCCGCCCGCGCCGCCGCTGCAGCCAGGGCCGCAGGGCCCCGGGCGTTCACCGCCCATGCGGTCTCGATATCGGTTTCGGCCCGGTCGACGGCCGTATGGGCCCCCGAGCTGATCACCGCCCGCCAGGGTCGGCTGGCGACCAAGGCCTCGATGGCGGACGGATCGGACAGGTCCAGTTGATCCCGGCCAGGGGCCTGGATCCGGAAGCCTTCCCCCGACAGCCGGCGCAGGGCCGCGCCGACCTGTCCCGTTCCGCCGGTCAGCAGAATGGGGAGATCATTTTCAGGTTTCGGGGCGACTGAGCTCACAGAGCCTCCTGGCGCACGATGACCGTGATGGGCGGGGACGCCAAACAGAAACGGCGGCCCTTGTGGAAAGGGTCGCCGCTACTTGATCGGAGAGATCTTACCGATGGCCTCAGCCTTCGGTGGTTTCCTTGGGCGCCTGGTTCATCTGGCGCTCGGCGATGCGCGCGGACTTTCCGCGGCGGTCGCGCAGGTAATAGAGCTTGGCGCGACGGACGACGCCGCGACGCTTCACTTCGATGGATTCGATCATCGGCGAGAAGATCGGGAAGACCCGCTCTACGCCTTCACCGAAGGAAATCTTGCGGACGGTGAAGCTCTCATTGATGCCGGCGCCCTGACGGGCGATGCAGACACCTTCGTAGGCCTGAACGCGCTCGCGCTCGCCTTCCTTGATCTTCACATTGACGCGGACGGTGTCGCCCGGCTGAAATTCCGGCGTCGACCGGGCAGCGCCCAAACGGTCGGCTTCTTCCTTTTCCAGGGTCTGGATCAGGTTCATGACTTCATTCCTTGTCTTCCGGGCTTAATCGCCCTTTGCCTGTTGATTGGCGAGATGCTGCGCCCACAAGTCCGGACGCCGCTCCCGCGTGGTTTGTTCCCTCTGCGCCTGCCGCCACTTGCCCACCTGGGCATGATGGCCGCTGAGCAGCACGTCGGGGATATCCAGGCCTTCAAAGTTCCGCGGTCGCGTGTACTGCGGATGCTCCAGAAGCCCGTCCTCGAAACTCTCTTCACTGAGGCTCTGCGCCGCGCCGAGAACTCCGGGCACCAGCCTTACGCACGCTTCGATCACCACCATGGACGCCGCCTCGCCACCGGCGAGCACCGCGTCTCCGACGGAGACCTCCTCGAACCCCCGGGCGTCGAGCACCCGTTGATCCACCCCCTCGAACCGACCTGCCAGGACAATCAGTCCTGGCCCTTCGGCCCAGGTCTTTACCCGCGCCTGGGTCAGGGGCCGACCCCGGGCGCTCATATACAAAAGCGGCCGCCCCCGAAGCTCAACGCTGTCCAGCGCTGCTGCGATGACGTCCGCCCGCATGACCTGTCCGGGACCGCCACCCGCAGGGGTGTCGTCGAGGAAGCCGCGCTTATCTGTGGAAAACTGCCGAATGTCCAGTGTTTCCAGACTCCAGAGTCCGGCTTCCTTCCAGGCGGTTCCGATCAGGGAAACCCCCAGCGGACCCGGAAAGGCCTCGGGAAACATGGTCAGGACTGTGGCGTCAAAGGACATGGCGAGGGGCTAATGACCCAAGATGGCTGGCATTAGAAGACTTCTTATCAGAGGCGCGACCTTGCGGGCGCCTGAAGTTGGGCCTAATTCCACCCCTTCCGCAGTGCAGCATCGATTGAGATCGTCCATGGACACCCCTGAAGACCTCACCGAGACCCTGGCCCTTGAACGCCTGGAAGTGAACCTTTTCAGGGGCGTTTCGCCTGATGACGGCCCGGGCCGTATCTTTGGCGGACAGGTGATCGGACAGTCCCTGCTGGCGGCCTATGAGACGGTCGAGGACCGGATCTGCCATTCCCTGCACTGCTATTTCATCCGTCCGGGCGATCCCCGGGTGCCGATCATCTTCGAGGTCGACCGGTCAAGGGACGGCGGGTCCTTCACCACCCGGCGGGTGGTCGCCATCCAGCACGGCCAGCAGATCTTCAACCTCGCCGCCTCGTTCCAGGTGGCCGAAGAGGGCTTCGAGCACCAGTCCGACATGCCCGATGTTCCAGGCCCGGACGATCTGGCCGATGAGGTTGAGGCCATGAAGGCCATGGTCGCCAAAATGCCGGAGGAGGCCCGCAAGTGGGCGACCCGCCCTCGGCCCATCGAAATGCGTCCTGTGGACGGCACGAGCTTCTTTGATGGCAAGCCGCCTGAGGCGCGCAAGCCCGAGAGCCAGACCTGGATGCGCGCCAAGGCGCCGATCGGCAACGACCAGCACATGCACCAGGTGCTGCTGGCCTATGCGTCAGACATGGGCCTTCTGGCCACGGCCATGCGCCCCCACCGGGTCCACTGGCAGACCAAGGGCTTCCAGTCCGCCAGCCTCGATCACGCCATGTGGTTCCACAAGCCGATCAATTTCAATGACTGGCACCTCTATACGCACGACAGCCCCAGCGCCTCGGGCGGCCGCGGCTTCATTCGTGGATCTGTCTATACGCAGTCAGGGGAACTGGTCGCCAGCGTGGCCCAGGAAGGCCTGATCCGGATGCGCAAGCCCACCTGAGGCGCGCGCGGTCGGGTGGCTATTCGACTTCGTCAGGTTTGACGGCGATGATCCGGCCTTCGGAGATGATCACTTCCGGAACAGCCTCCCGGGTGAAGGGCAGCCACCAGCTGGCGCCCTTGGCCGGCTGGATTTCCAGAAGGTCGCCGGCGCCAAAGTCCTGGACAGCCTTGACCCTGCCGATGGCCTCGCCCTCGGGGGACTCGACCTTCAGGCCGATCAGGTCGGCCAGGTAGAACTCGTCTTCGTCTGGATCAGGAAGATCGTCCCTGCGCACATGCAGGGTCAGGCCGCGCAGGGCCTCGGCCTGGTCCCGGGTGTCGACACCCTTTGCGCGGGCTATGACGGCGCCCTTTACCGGACGGACACTGGTCAGTGAGAGGCCGCTGGAACCGTCCTCACGCAGCAGGTCCCGATAGCGGCCAATGGCCGTCGGGTCCTCGGTGAAGGTCGTTATTCGGATTTCACCCTTCACGCCGAAAGCTCCGGCGACACGGGCGACGAGAAGGAGGCGGTCAGCCATGGGTCAACCGCCTCCTGCAGTACGTCTTAGGCTTCCGACTCAGCGGCGGCTTCCGCGGTCGGCTCTTCCGGCGCAGCTTCAGCAGCGGCCTCGACCGGGGCTTCGACAGCGGCTTCAGGCTCGGCGACCGGTTCCGGGGTGGGCTCAGGCGCCGGTGCGGCGGCGGCTTCAGCAGCGGCGGCGGCGGCGTCAGCTTCCTTCTGGGCGCGTTCTTCAGCGCGTTCCTTGGCCTTCTTGCCGGGGACGCCCTTCTTCAGGTTCTGGCCGTGGACCCAGGTCATGACGCCAGCGACGGCGAGGAAGCGGGCGACACGGTCGGTGGGCTGGGCGCCCTTGGAGAGCCAGCCCTGGATTTCTTCCAGCTTCAGGGTCACCCGGTTCGGATCATCCTTCTTCAGCAGGGGATTATAGGTCCCCACCTTTTCGATGAAGCGGCCATCGCGGGGCGAATGGCTGTCAGCAACGACGATCGAATAATAGGGGCGCTTCTTGGCGCCGCCACGGGCGAGACGAATCTTGAGCATATTAAGTCCTTGTAGTGTCTAGGATTTCTTGAAGGGGTTAAATCCGGGTGGGAGGTTTCCCAGTCCCGGGAGATTGGGGGGCGAGCCGCCGCCAAGACCGGGCAGGTTCAACCCGCCGGCCATCTTGCCGAGCTCTTCCAGTTGCGAGGCGTCAGGGGTCGGCAGCTTGCCGCCGCCCAGGGATTTCAGGCGGTCCATACCGCCAGCGCCGCCGGGACCGCCCAGCATGCTGGCCATGCGGGCCATGCCCTTGCCGCCGTCACGACTCATCATCTTGAAGGCGTCGGCCATCTGGCGATGCTGCTTGAGCAACCGGTTGACGTCAGCCACGTCCACCCCGGCGCCAGCGGCGATCCGGCGCTTGCGGGAGGCGGCCAGAATGTCCGGCTTCTTGCGTTCCAGCTTGGTCATGGACGAGATGATGGCCGACTGTCGGTCCAGCACCTTGTCCGAGATATTGGCCTCGGCGATCTGCTTCTTGATCTTCTGCACGCCAGGCAGGAAGCCCATCATGCCTTCCATGCCGCCCATGCGCTTCATCTGGGCGAACTGGTCGGCCATCATGTCCAGGTCGAACTGACCCTTGGCCAGCTTCTTGGCCATGGCCTCGGCCTTGGCCACGTCCAGGTCCTGGCTGGCCTTTTCCACCAGGGCGATGATGTCGCCCTGACCGAGGATACGGCCCGCCACCCGGGAGGCGTCGAAGACGTCCAGGCCGTCGATCTTTTCAGAGACGCCCAGGAACTTGATCGGCAGGCCGGTGACCGCCCGCATGGACAGGGCCGCGCCGCCGCGGCCGTCGCCGTCAGCCCGGGTCAGGACCAGGCCAGTGAGGGGCAGGCGTTCGTGGAAAGCCGTGGCCGTGCGCACCGCGTCCTGACCTGTCAGGCTGTCGGCCACCAGCAGGGTTTCCGAGGGCGTGGCGATCTTCGCGATCTCGGCGGCCTCGGCCATCATGGCTTCGTCGAGGGTGGTCCGACCGGCCGTGTCGAGGATCAGTATGTCATAGCCCTGGAGCTTCGCCGCCGACATGGCCCGTCGGGCGATGTCAGGCGCCGACTGGCCTGCAACGATGGGCAAGCTGTCCACCTGGGCCAGCTGGGCCAG
This window encodes:
- a CDS encoding 50S ribosomal protein L19 gives rise to the protein MNLIQTLEKEEADRLGAARSTPEFQPGDTVRVNVKIKEGERERVQAYEGVCIARQGAGINESFTVRKISFGEGVERVFPIFSPMIESIEVKRRGVVRRAKLYYLRDRRGKSARIAERQMNQAPKETTEG
- the tesB gene encoding acyl-CoA thioesterase II, translating into MDTPEDLTETLALERLEVNLFRGVSPDDGPGRIFGGQVIGQSLLAAYETVEDRICHSLHCYFIRPGDPRVPIIFEVDRSRDGGSFTTRRVVAIQHGQQIFNLAASFQVAEEGFEHQSDMPDVPGPDDLADEVEAMKAMVAKMPEEARKWATRPRPIEMRPVDGTSFFDGKPPEARKPESQTWMRAKAPIGNDQHMHQVLLAYASDMGLLATAMRPHRVHWQTKGFQSASLDHAMWFHKPINFNDWHLYTHDSPSASGGRGFIRGSVYTQSGELVASVAQEGLIRMRKPT
- a CDS encoding signal recognition particle protein, producing MFDALTDKLSSVFDRLSGRGVLSEKDIDEALKEVRLALLEADVALPVVRQFIARAKERAAGEEVIRSVRPADQVVKITYDGLVEMLGGETAEPLNISLNPPTVIMMAGLQGSGKTTTAGKLALRLSRERKKVLLASLDTRRPAAMEQLATLAQLAQVDSLPIVAGQSAPDIARRAMSAAKLQGYDILILDTAGRTTLDEAMMAEAAEIAKIATPSETLLVADSLTGQDAVRTATAFHERLPLTGLVLTRADGDGRGGAALSMRAVTGLPIKFLGVSEKIDGLDVFDASRVAGRILGQGDIIALVEKASQDLDVAKAEAMAKKLAKGQFDLDMMADQFAQMKRMGGMEGMMGFLPGVQKIKKQIAEANISDKVLDRQSAIISSMTKLERKKPDILAASRKRRIAAGAGVDVADVNRLLKQHRQMADAFKMMSRDGGKGMARMASMLGGPGGAGGMDRLKSLGGGKLPTPDASQLEELGKMAGGLNLPGLGGGSPPNLPGLGNLPPGFNPFKKS
- a CDS encoding tRNA (guanosine(37)-N1)-methyltransferase TrmD; translated protein: MSFDATVLTMFPEAFPGPLGVSLIGTAWKEAGLWSLETLDIRQFSTDKRGFLDDTPAGGGPGQVMRADVIAAALDSVELRGRPLLYMSARGRPLTQARVKTWAEGPGLIVLAGRFEGVDQRVLDARGFEEVSVGDAVLAGGEAASMVVIEACVRLVPGVLGAAQSLSEESFEDGLLEHPQYTRPRNFEGLDIPDVLLSGHHAQVGKWRQAQREQTTRERRPDLWAQHLANQQAKGD
- the rimM gene encoding 16S rRNA processing protein RimM, with amino-acid sequence MADRLLLVARVAGAFGVKGEIRITTFTEDPTAIGRYRDLLREDGSSGLSLTSVRPVKGAVIARAKGVDTRDQAEALRGLTLHVRRDDLPDPDEDEFYLADLIGLKVESPEGEAIGRVKAVQDFGAGDLLEIQPAKGASWWLPFTREAVPEVIISEGRIIAVKPDEVE
- the rfbD gene encoding dTDP-4-dehydrorhamnose reductase, which encodes MSSVAPKPENDLPILLTGGTGQVGAALRRLSGEGFRIQAPGRDQLDLSDPSAIEALVASRPWRAVISSGAHTAVDRAETDIETAWAVNARGPAALAAAAARAGIPILHLSTDFVFAGTKTTYYVESDPIGPLGVYGASKAAGELAVAAGNPRHLILRTAWVVSPDGNNFIKTMLRLAETRDEVSVVNDQIGCPTSADDIAAALKSALHRLEAAEPPYGTYHLVNSGEASWHDLAAAVFGQAEAAGRKVPVLKAIPSSDYPTPARRPGNSRLDTARLTRDFGLKLRPWQEAVSDVVTALLAQPAKQERT
- a CDS encoding 30S ribosomal protein S16, encoding MLKIRLARGGAKKRPYYSIVVADSHSPRDGRFIEKVGTYNPLLKKDDPNRVTLKLEEIQGWLSKGAQPTDRVARFLAVAGVMTWVHGQNLKKGVPGKKAKERAEERAQKEADAAAAAAEAAAAPAPEPTPEPVAEPEAAVEAPVEAAAEAAPEEPTAEAAAESEA